From the genome of Phyllostomus discolor isolate MPI-MPIP mPhyDis1 chromosome 12, mPhyDis1.pri.v3, whole genome shotgun sequence, one region includes:
- the PPP1R14A gene encoding protein phosphatase 1 regulatory subunit 14A: protein MAAQRLGKRVLSKLQAPSRARGPGGSPGGLQKRHARVTVKYDRRELQRRLDVEKWIDGRLEELYRGREADMPDEVNIDELLDLESEEDRCHKIQELLKSCTNPTEDFIQELLVKLRGLHKQPGLRQPSPSSDRSLSPLQDRARTSLP, encoded by the exons ATGGCAGCTCAGCGGCTGGGCAAGCGGGTGCTGAGCAAGCTGCAGGCTCCGTCGCGGGCCCGAGGGCCGGGGGGCAGCCCCGGGGGGTTGCAAAAACGACACGCGCGTGTCACAGTCAAGTACGACCGGCGGGAGCTGCAGCGGCGGCTGGACGTGGAGAAGTGGATCGACGGGCGCTTGGAGGAGCTGTACCGTGGCAGG GAGGCAGACATGCCCGATGAAGTCAACATTGATGAGTTGTTGGACTTAGAGAGTGAAGAGGACAGATGCCATAAAATCCAG GAGCTCCTGAAATCTTGCACCAACCCCACAGAG GACTTCATCCAGGAGCTGCTGGTGAAGCTGCGAGGCCTCCACAAGCAACCAGGCCTccgccagcccagcccctccagtGACCGCAGCCTGAGCCCCCTCCAGGACCGGGCCCGGACCTCGCTGCCTTGA